The window CACATGTCTTCAACCGATGAAGGATACGACAACCTTCGGGTACCTCCGGGAGTTTGGGTCATAGAGGTTCCTTCGATTGACCAGCCATTATCCTCGTTCCCGGTCGTGGGATCTTTTCCCGAAGGTCTTGATATTCGAGTTTATGCTTCCGGGAGGCCGGTCGCCACCTTCGGCACGACGGAAGTGGCACCCTTCGGTCCGAAGGTCTTGATGTCTGGGCTTGCGCCTCTGTGCAGCCATTCGTTGCCTTCGGCCTTCAGAAGGTTATGTCCTTCGGACCGAAGGTCATGGTTTCTGAGCTTCCGCTTCTTAGAGTTCATCCGGTACCTTCGAGTATGCTTGGCTCCATTTCGTTGTGGCCCTGCAAacaggttagggagcatttctgagggtgagggcttgacccgaatgtccaatccccaacaaattagcatcattagattcgtctcgcaatttacaacccatctgtgcaaaaagttttgtaaatagacttcatttagtgcttcaaattgGAAGATTCgaaacgcaaattttttttgcgtttacaccctaccgaactaaacacggcctatgtATCAATGTGAACGTTGTagcaatttttgttcctcataTGAACATGGGAAATATAAGTGCCTATATTGCGGGGTAGTGTCTTGAGTTGCACGGTTTCATTTCTAGGAACAGAAAGGAGTTGTTTGGATGATTCTCCTTAAAAGCGCACTGAACTCTGAGCATGAAAGCTCTCGTAAGAGTAAGTATTATGGTGGATTATAATGGCGACCGCAATAGTTAGCTATTTAGCTAGTTAGATCTAATGTGACAATGAAAAAATAGGAGAGAGAGTAGTCACTAGTGACGAGCAAATAGCTGATCTATTTCACGTAGCTCAAGAATATGTGAGAGGAGCGTGTGGGTCCAATAGTATaaaatagtcttttcttttctcttccaTTTATACATTAGCAAACTACATAGCTAGTATTAGATATTACTATTGCGGACGCCCTAAATAGGTTGAATgttgaggtggaggagagaaaagagaagagagaggagaagtGAGTTGTTAGTTCACAATCAGTTTCGACACAAGAATCAAGAAATTTTATGAGATAGACAAATGAGTCATGTATTAATGGTGGAGAGTTAAACCACTATATAAATGGGCTGAGAGATGAGCTGCAAAGATTCTTATAATCAGCAGGAGACTACATCATTAGTCCTGCTCTAATAAAAAAAACCcacttgttctatctttctacAAATACTCCCACTCGGACAGTCTTGATTGAATGAATTCTTGATAACAGGCCGGACAGCCAATTTAGGCACGTGTCTTCTTGGATCAAACCACCatcactttttttttatttatgcaGAGACAAATGAGATGATAGCCTGTTACTGTTGGATAGCCTGGTCCAGCAGCCCATCTAGGCCCAATTCTGAACAGAGCCTAGCAGACGGACAGACGGGCCGCGTGCGGGTGGTGTGACTGTGTGATTACCAATCTTTCCGCTTGCGTGCACGGCAACCTTCCAACACACAACTGAGAGCAACTCCAGTGGAGGCCGGACAAAAATACTCCAGTGGGCTCCTATTTCGACTTGCATTTTGCATGGTCTCCAAATTCCACTCTCAAAGCCTCAGGAATAGGAGCCTCCTCCTATTCACCCTCCGATTCGTGGGTCCCACCTCCTCCATCGCTGCTCCCCCTCCCGCTCTCCCGGGCTtctcccgcgccgccacccaccGACGACGTCGACAGCTCCGGCGAGGCCGACggaccggcggcggccttggcccgGGCCCCCGCGTGGCCGGATCTGCCGCAGGCGGTGGCGGATCCGCCACCCGATCTCCGCACCGGCCGCCTCCCGACCTCCCCGCCGGTCGCCTCCCGCTGCTTCCTGACCTTCGCGTCGTCCGCCTCGGACcacccgccgggccgccgctccTACGCCGTCGCCGGCCCCTTCCCGTCGCCGACCCCTTCCCGCagccgcacgccgccgtcgtcgaTGCCGGTCCCTTcccgctcaccgccgccgaatCTGATTTTTTCCTCGCCCTCCGGGAGAGGGATGCCGAGGTGGAGGAACTGGAGGCGGATCTTGGAGGCTTCTCGCGCTGCAGGCGGATCACCATGGCCATGGTCTcgctggcggcgctggccggcATCGGGTGCGCGGCAGAGGTGGCCGCAGCGGCGGTCGCGGCGGAGTCAGGCCCTCGCCACGCCTGCTCGCCAATCCGTCCACCCTCGCCATGCCAGCTCCTTCGCGCCATCCCACAAGCCGCTGTCGGGCCCCAGCTCCTTCGCATCGCCGTGCATGCCGCCGTCAGGGCCGTGCTCTTCACACCGCCGCGCTTGCCGCCGTCAGGGCCAtcccctgctcctgctcctccgcAGCGCTGCCGTGTTCCGGGCCAGCCGggcgcccctgctcctccgcgccgcgACGGCCGAGCTGCGACGCACATGCCGCAGCCCCGAGCAGCGGATTGCTCGCCGCTCAGCTCCATTGTGTCGCCCACCAAGAACGGCGCATGGTGAATCCACCGGAGGCTCCAGGAGCTCAAGAACGTCGATTTGATCTGAGGCAAGAGAGAGATGTGACAGAGATGCCCGTCGATTTGATACCTTCCCCAAGAACTGGCCGAGCTCGGTGCTAGTCTCCATGGAGAGAGGCGAGAAAgatgtgagagagagagagaggccagaGAGATGCGAGAGAGACAGACCAGAGAGAGGCCAGAGAGAGGTGCGAGAGAGATGCATCGGgaggggagaaaaaaaaagccaaAAATTGATGAGACACTGACAGATGGGTTCCACATGTCATATGAGAGTAGGGACTGAAATTTGAAGACTCATACTAGAGTAAGGCCCTGTTCTCTTGGCTTGTTTCGGCTTGTTTTTTCTCATAAAATACTATTAAATCAGTCAAAATCAGCCGGCTTTCAGATCAGCCGAACACCCCCTAAAAATTATAGTCTCTAAAAATAGAAGGAGTTCCTAATCAATAAAGTAGAAATCGAAAATAGGGACTAATCAATAAAGTAGAAAtcgaaaataaaaattatcGCTGGAGATGCTCTACGCGGCTCTCTcccctaaaaaaacaaaataccaAAACTCGCCGCTATCTTTCGTTGGACATGAATCCCAAGAGATGCCGTTGCCATCAATCCCTGTCCGAGGCAGCGACAGCGAAAGGATACGCAAAAAAATTTAGCTGCCTTGTTGTTGTTTAGATCCTGTAAAAACTTGAACCAAATTTACCGTTACAATTTTCAATCCAAGATTAGTTGAATTAAATTTATATCTATTTCTAAAATAAGTAAGGTTTTCACCTAAATTTTTGATTTAGTTCGTTATGTGTCATTAACAACTGGATTTTAATCCATCTCGTATGAAAATCGGAACAACCCTCTTTAATCGACTACTATATATATCCGATACTTATAGCAACTCtttccgtagcaacgcacgggtatAATTTCTAGTataatctaattacaaaactaattacacggatgaaCAGAaaaaatcgcgagatgaatctattaatctaattaatccatcattagaggttctttactgtagcacgatattgtctaatcatggtccaattagacttaaaaaattgGTCTCGTAATTATACCTGAAAGTTATGAAATGAGTTTCTGTCAATTAtcaatatttaatatttctaattagtggtcaaacattcaaagttactgtagcactgaaatttttttggatctaaacaaggaCAGCCAAATCATTTTTAAATCGACAATGGGCCATGTTTAAATCTTTTCgtaatttttttggaaagataatcttgctatttatgagtattaaataaaattcatttacaaaacttttcgTTCGGATgggttataaatcgcgagatgaaccTAATGAGTCTAGTTAATCCATaaataattcataattagcggatgattactataacatcactgttgcaaattatgaattaaatatgctcattagatttatctcgcgatttacaatccattcgtacaaaaaaatataaataaattt is drawn from Panicum virgatum strain AP13 chromosome 1N, P.virgatum_v5, whole genome shotgun sequence and contains these coding sequences:
- the LOC120653705 gene encoding transcription initiation factor TFIID subunit 4-like, giving the protein MVSKFHSQSLRNRSLLLFTLRFVGPTSSIAAPPPALPGFSRAATHRRRRQLRRGRRTGGGLGPGPRVAGSAAGGGGSATRSPHRPPPDLPAGRLPLLPDLRVVRLGPPAGPPLLRRRRPLPVADPFPQPHAAVVDAGPFPLTAAESDFFLALRERDAEVEELEADLGGFSRCRRITMAMVSLAALAGIGCAAEVAAAAVAAESGPRHACSPIRPPSPCQLLRAIPQAAVGPQLLRIAVHAAVRAVLFTPPRLPPSGPSPAPAPPQRCRVPGQPGAPAPPRRDGRAATHMPQPRAADCSPLSSIVSPTKNGAW